The window AACTCAGTCCGGATCGTCACCGCGGCGGGCGCGGCTGTCGTGCCGGTCGAGATCAGCGATCGGCTGCGGCCCGGCCACCTGACGTTGCCCAACGGCATGGGACTCACTTCGGCTGCCGAGGAGCGCGTCGGGGTGGCGCCCAACGAGTTGACCCAGTCGGGCCACCGAGACGAGTTCGTCGGGACGCCGTGGCACAAACTCACTCCCGCACGCGTGGAGCCGGTGTCGTGAGGCGTACGTCCTTCGCCTCCGAACCGTGCTCGGTCGCTCGCACGGTCGACCTGCTCGGTGACTGGTGGACGCCGCTGGTGCTGCGCGAGGCGGCGTACGGCACGACGCGCTTCGACCGTTTCGAACGTCGCCTCGGCATCGGACGCAACGTGCTGACCCAAAGACTCGCTCGGCTCGTGCAGGAGGGCGTACTGGATCGGGTGCCCTATCAGAACAATCCGGTCCGCTATGACTACGTGCTCACCGAGAAGGGCCGCGACCTGTTCGGAATCCTGGCAGCCATGCTGGCCTGGGGCGATCGGTGGCAGCAACCGGACGGGCCGCCGGTCCTGTTGCGCCACAATTCCTGTGGCCAGGACACGACTCCCCGGGTGTGCTGCTCCAACTGCGGCGAGGAACTACGTGTTGGCGAGGTGACGCCACGGATCACGACGGGTGCGGTTGGATGAACGCATGTCGAACCCCCTGCTGAGCCCGTCGGACCTGCCGTTCGGGCTGCCCGACTACACAACGCTCACCGACGCCGACTTCCGCGAGGCCCTCGAGACCGGCATGGTCGAGCAGCTCCAGGAACTCGACGCGGTCGCTGCCGAGAAGTCCCCGGCGACGGTGGAGAACGTGCTCGCAGCCTGGGAACGTACGGGCGCCACCCTGACCCGCGCCCTGTATGCCTTCTGGGTCGCCAAGGCCGCCGACACCAATGACGAACGCGACGCCATCGAGGCCGACCTGGCCCCGAAGTTCGCCGCGCACACGGATGCGATCCTGCTCAACCGCGGGCTGTACGACCGGCTGAGCGCGCTGGCTGCACGACGTGATGCCGACGAAGTCGACCTGGACGAGCAGGATGCCTACCTGCTGGAGCGCCTGCTCCTGGACTACGAGCGAGGTGGTATCCACCTCGACGACCAAGCCCAGCAGCGCCTCAGGGAAGCTCAACGGTGAGATCGCCGCGCTCTCCACGAAGTTCGACCAGTTGCTCGTGGCCGGACGCAACGCCGCAGGTGTGCACGTCACGGACGAGGCCGAGCTTGTCGGACTCGGGGAGGACGAACTGGCCAGGCTGGCCGACG of the Nocardioides sp. genome contains:
- a CDS encoding helix-turn-helix domain-containing protein, with protein sequence MRRTSFASEPCSVARTVDLLGDWWTPLVLREAAYGTTRFDRFERRLGIGRNVLTQRLARLVQEGVLDRVPYQNNPVRYDYVLTEKGRDLFGILAAMLAWGDRWQQPDGPPVLLRHNSCGQDTTPRVCCSNCGEELRVGEVTPRITTGAVG